One window of the Manihot esculenta cultivar AM560-2 chromosome 14, M.esculenta_v8, whole genome shotgun sequence genome contains the following:
- the LOC110600486 gene encoding E3 ubiquitin-protein ligase MPSR1: MASQSQLAEVSSAFERMLRRRDLSLFLPLILGVTGTNPDQERIILINPFTQGMVMVEGAGDLGSLLRELATKNGQPPASKASIEALPSVEISEIGDRDCECVICLEEWELGGLAKEMPCNRRFHAHCIKKWLGIHGSCPVCRYKMPVDEVDLGKQREEEEEEEEEEEGRERRRFEREIWVGFSFNSNRRSEESRAFCKIKF, translated from the coding sequence ATGGCCTCTCAGTCTCAACTTGCTGAAGTATCTTCCGCTTTTGAGAGGATGTTGAGGCGTAGAGATCTTTCTTTGTTTTTGCCTCTCATCTTGGGTGTTACCGGCACCAACCCAGATCAAGAAAGAATAATCCTTATTAACCCTTTCACTCAAGGGATGGTGATGGTTGAAGGAGCTGGGGACTTGGGTTCTCTTCTTAGAGAGTTAGCTACCAAGAATGGTCAACCTCCTGCCTCAAAGGCATCCATAGAGGCCTTGCCTAGTGTAGAGATTTCAGAAATTGGTGATCGTGATTGTGAGTGTGTGATCTGTTTAGAGGAGTGGGAGCTTGGTGGGTTGGCCAAGGAGATGCCCTGTAACCGTAGGTTTCATGCTCATTGTATAAAGAAGTGGTTGGGGATTCATGGGTCGTGCCCTGTTTGCAGGTATAAGATGCCTGTTGATGAGGTGGATTTAGGCAAACAgagggaggaagaagaagaagaagaagaagaagaagaagggagaGAGAGGAGAAGATTTGAAAGAGAAATTTGGGTCGGTTTTTCTTTCAACAGTAATAGGAGAAGTGAGGAATCAAgggctttttgcaaaataaaattt